CAAAAACTCGAGGGGGGTTGTAAAGAAATGCTATGGCAAGCCTCTCAGGGTAGTGATTCTGCAAAATGTTGATGGTCTCTCTGGCTAATTTAAGGGGCACATTGTTGGTTATTGACCACCCAGTGAAGTCTATCAACCATGACATTTGTTCTTGACCCGGTGGAAGATTAAGCATGGCATTTTCCAAAAGATACACAAGATGCCGCAACTGATTCTCCATTGAAGTAGTGTTCTGCACTCAGTACACGAAAATGTTTCAGATTCTATATTCATCATGCTCTAAGAAACAATAGTTAAACTTAAGCCAAGGTTAAACTAATCATTTGGTCCCTATAAGTGTCatcattttaagttttagtcCTTATTCAAGATATGGATTAAAATGGGGAGgatcaaaattttaacttttatgcATATGTAGGGGACTAAAACTTAGGTTTCTCGTATAtggattaaaacttaaaatgagAACAACTATAGGCACATACTGAATGGTTTAACCTTAAACCAATTAACAAAATTTCTCCAAATCCAAACCACGATACCTGCATTCCAGGTCTCAAAATAAGAACAGTCCTTCCTTGTCTATCATGAAAACTTGCTCTATACAATTTCCCAGTCTCTCCTTCCATTGCAACCTCATGCTGAAAAATGACATATTAACCTTATTATAGTATTTCAGACCATATCTATGCACCAAAGTATCTAAAACGAGTACCTAAGCCACAACTTACCCAGCGAATTTCCTCTGGCTTATAGGTTGATCTCCACCTGAGTGTCTCCTCCAACATCTTCTTGGACTTGTCTACGTTCCAGTTTCGAGCTTCCAAATATCTCTTAAAACATGCATCAGTGCAATACGTCAAACTGCGTCCAGATAAGGGTCCGATAACACCCTTCAGCTCTTTAATCTGCTTGTAGAATTTTTAACATGCACAATCAGCAAAAAGATCCTTACTTAACAATTTAACATAACATTACCAAACTCTAAGCGCTCTTCGAGCTGTGAAACCTGTTCCGAGACCTGACTCGCCTAGACTTTTTCCGAAACAAAACATAATACCacccaaacaaacaaacaaaaaaacaacacaCCTTGGATTCAGCATAAAGCTCGCTGCTTCCCTGATCCTGTTGATGAGAATTGCTCCAGCGATGAAACATGGCAGCTGAAGATTCCTTTTACTTAGAAACAAAGTGCTTCTGTTTTTCACAACCAATTTCTATCTCTCTAAGAGTGAAAAACAAACAAGTATTAGCAGAAGAAAATCCACACAAAACCCACAACAAGGATATACTAACAAGATATAAATTACACAAACAAGAATTGTTGAGTAAGGAGttgaagtttttttcttcttatgacAGCAGATCCATATATAGAAAGAACATAACATAAACACAGTGACACCAACATAAAGAGAACCTTTTATAAGTATAAGCTTTGCCTTCATTCATTCCATTCTATGGTTGCGTTGCGTGTGGGTTGGGAGCCAGGAAGACACAAATTCACAACCCCCCAAAAGATCTTCAGAAGACTGACCCGAAAGTGAGGAGAGAAGTGAAGTGTGTCATGCGTGTGAAAACAGAACCAACGACACTATGACAGcaacaaaagaataaattatataaaataaaatagatagtctttgtttttctctttttccattttctttacctcataattttctttattcactaatattaataattagaatgtttttagttttattttttccattttctttacctcgtaattttctttgttattttttttcttcttccttaactatcatattattatttattacatttatatttaagtaaTGATACAGAAATGTCTACACTTTTAAAATACCTAACCAAcattcataattatttattacatcataacacttgtctttttttttttcttttatctctctcCCATCGGGTATAAAatagcttaatttttttatattattacctAATCAAAAGTAATTTGTtaacttatataataattacctttaaaaatatataagaactatttttattaattgataatataatttttttactgataATTCAGCTCTGCTAAATTcagtaaacaaaaataaaagaggagATATCTCTTTTACAAATTCTCCcacaatttttaatgttttctaaaaatataaataaaaatatatatttaatgtcttaatttttttattcaatgtatttaatattcttatctaatcaataaaaaaatgaaaaggtaatGAATAAATTCGGCTCTATATACCTCTAGGTTCTTAGCTAGCCAAAATGTACAATTGAGGAAAGTCTTACTGTCCTAACGTGTGAAGACATGTGGGGTGCCTATTTATGGATCTCTAGTTAAAGGGAATgtacatttgataaaattaaataatttttactttggACAATTAATGACTTTAACTTGCGCATATCCTTCACCTTTTTTCCTCCCCCACTTTCTAGATAGAGTTCATTGTACGTTTTTAGTTTTTTGACTATTCAGAAACAATATATTTCTCAGGTTGACGCCATATTAACTATATGATTGTAGGGTGCTATGATAGATATTGATTGATAGGTTTCcgaaagaaaaaagaactagTTATGATACATTGATATGTCACgaattatcttttcttttaatttcatcAACACATCTTAATTTCATAAAACttatttctctattttattttggcTGATCGTTTGTGACGAAATTTCCCTAAATTGTGAAATTTGCGTAGTTGTTAGATCATCATTAGATGATATGCCCTTGCTAGTCGGCCACTTcttaaaagaacaataaaaaaaagttaggtgAATTTGATTGTATATATCATGACACTTCCACCTTCAATCTACATGCGAAATTGGGAGAAAAATTCCAACCGgaagatataataaaaaatattatttatataagaatttaatttaaatatactgatactataattttttttgcacaatttattagaatttttatagTGAGATTGTTATGGTAAGATTGACATGTATAGTGAGATTTCAActtttataagaatttttaaaaaaatatatttaaaataatttttaattgattaatagtggaaaaatcattatattaacagtatattaaaattaaattctgcatataatattttatcattttcatatgaacaatttgattttatatttatctttctttattgtaaaacaaataatataacttTATGAGTTTTTGAATAATcagtacaaatatttttatactatttactaattaaaaattatttttttatatgatttttaatgtagttatgataaaaaattataaatttatttttattataatttataattaaatgaaaatgtaaaaaaatgttatacttttaatatgttatttaatcTAACTTTTAGTTTAAGTGTATTTTGTCTATAAAAATCTCCACTTTTTTGGTACAATATCCACCACAGGGTAGCATGATGTACCTCCATAGATTAAAGGTCAATCTTTTGAACTCCTGTGCTGTGCCGGTTGCTTTGCGTTGTCTTCTTACTTTTAAGCCAACTTTTCTGCATATTTACACAAAAATACCATGGAAAGGAAAAGAATGTTCATAGTCCAACTGTCCCACTATATCAATAAACTTGGACTAGAACATCAcggattttttaatttcatccaCTTGATCCACCACCATTTAACACGTATTTATAAACACATCAATATTCAtgaatatacaaaatatatccATTCCTACCTATGCTAATGTTTTCATTTGGTTGTATAACAATATttcataaacaatttttttttagattttattcctacctatacttttatttttaatcagatGTATTGTAAGAAAAAGTAAAACGATACGATAAAGCAAATGTTTAGATTGATGATGAGTTAAACTcatcatgatttttaaaaacaacaaatagtTGCTTTGTTTggaacttcaaagttcaaaccccCCCTTTAGGAGTATCTCACCAAACATGGATCCCTGTAATATTAAAATCTGCCGACCTTATGTCATATATGGGACCAGCTTTAAATACAAATAGGAAGCAATTAATTCCTGTAAAATTTACTCTTATTTCTCTTATCAATATGTATAATTCTTTATTTCCCCTCTAAAATGAATTTCTCAATCAAGTAAGGAcctgaacctttttttttttctgtttgtaaCTAAATCGAATGAATGTAAATCTTGCACGAATCAAAAACCTGGAACATAAATCTTGTGGATCCCTTGTTCACTCCTAATGTGGCTCAAAGGGTAAGGCGTACTCCTCTCATTCCACAAGTTCATAATGATAAGCTGATATGGACATATTCGAGTAATGGTTCTTACAGGGTGAAGTCTGCTTATCAAGTTATCATGGAGAAAATTATAAACACTGACCATCTCAAATCCGATGGTGACTGGCAGATTATTTGGAAGCAAAAGATCCCAAAAGTAATATGTTCTAACAGGACTGGGTGAGAGCAAGAGAATTTTCTGTTACACAAAGCATTGATCAACAAGTTCATAATCGTGTCCAGTGGTTACCTCCACCAACAGGTTCGCTCAAATGCAATGTAGATGCCTCCTTCTTCGACTTGGCAAACTGCACAGGTATTAGTGCTCGTATCAGGGACAGCTATGGCCCGTTTTTCATGGCGGAAAATACAACATGTTTGTTATTCGACCAACCTTCAGGAGAAGCAAATACAACAGGTAGGTAcagtaaacaataaaataaatggaatAGCAATTAATGCAAAAACAGCTAGTTGGAAAGCAATAGTCATGTTTCTGAATATTTGCCTAACTGAAGTCTCCTTTGAGTCCGATTGTAAAATCTTAATAAACAGATTTTGCAGCAACACAACTGACATGTATGAAGCAGGTGCTTTGCTTATGCAATGTCGCCAGTTACTATTAAGCAATCAAATCTTCCACTTAGACAAGCCAATGTTGTGGGCTCATAGCTTAGCTAGGGTAGCAACATCTTATTCTTGCCTTTAGTATTTCCAGCATGTTCCTTCTTGTATTGATTTAGTTCTTAATGAAATGCCATAAGTatattcctttaaaaaaaaaaccgtaTGAAGAGATTCAAGAAACAGAAAAACTTTTAATCTACATGTGTTGATCTTTTGTTTATGCACTAAATTGTACAGTCCTAAAAACTTATAGTTTAAtcccaaattttattttcaacatataattaaaacatgAATTTCTTTTTGATATCAATATCAACCTTAATGCCGCCCTGGTCTTGAAGAGACTTGATGCGAATTGACTAATGTGTAACACTGATGGGAGGAAGAGACAATCTTCAGTTAACTGCTTAACACTGTAGAGAGGGAATCGGATTC
The genomic region above belongs to Glycine max cultivar Williams 82 chromosome 14, Glycine_max_v4.0, whole genome shotgun sequence and contains:
- the LOC100800854 gene encoding phosphatidylinositol transfer protein 3, whose product is MFHRWSNSHQQDQGSSELYAESKIKELKGVIGPLSGRSLTYCTDACFKRYLEARNWNVDKSKKMLEETLRWRSTYKPEEIRWHEVAMEGETGKLYRASFHDRQGRTVLILRPGMQNTTSMENQLRHLVYLLENAMLNLPPGQEQMSWLIDFTGWSITNNVPLKLARETINILQNHYPERLAIAFLYNPPRVFEAFWKIVKYFLDNKTFQKVKFVYPNNKDSVQVMKSYFDEENLPKELGGKSIMSYNHEEFSRLMVQDDLKCAAFWGSDGKLSNHIVNGNSASVLK